In one Tripterygium wilfordii isolate XIE 37 chromosome 22, ASM1340144v1, whole genome shotgun sequence genomic region, the following are encoded:
- the LOC119990401 gene encoding probable inactive ATP-dependent zinc metalloprotease FTSHI 4, chloroplastic, whose product MNLQLSNPLNSVQLSNTLSPSKTLAFHFPCYKHALRIKLRSGNNSFRFYKRNRLRIVASSASTSDSLVSSGNAEEDAESSQLFEKLKDAERQRISKLEELERKANLQLERQLVMASCWSRALLAMRGKLKGTEWDPETSHRIHFSDFWKLLNSNNVQFMEYSNYGQNISVILPYYKDGKVDGLEGSSRKDIVFRRHVVDRMPIDCWNDVWKKLHQQIANVDVHNVDVVPAEIYSTVATAVVWAMRLALSVALYLWIDNMMRPIYAKLIPCDLGTPSKTIKRPLRRRALGSLGKSRAKFISAEETTGVTFDDFAGQEYIKRELQEIVRILKNDEEFQDKGIYCPKGVLLHGPPGTGKTLLAKAIAGESGLPFFAANGTDFVEMFVGVAASRVKDLFASARSFAPSIIFIDEIDAIGSKRGGPDIGGGGAEREQGLLQILTELDGFKESTSQVLVIGATNRLDILDPALLRKGRFDKIVRVGLPSKDGRLAILKVHARNKFFRSEEEKDDLLQEIVQITEDFTGAELMNILNEAGILTARKDLDYIGREELLEAVKRQKGTFETGQEDSREVPEELKLRLAYREAAVAVLACYFPDPYRPFTETEISSIRSQPNMSYAETSGKVFSRKSDYVNSIVRACAPRVIEEEMFGVDNMSWVSAKATLEASRLTEFLILQTGMTAFGKAFYRNNHDLVPNLAAKLEALRDEYMRFAVGKCLSVLREYGSAVETITDVLLEKGEIKAAEIWDIYKRAPRIPQPAVNPVDEYGALIYAGRWGIHGITVPGRVTFAPGNVGFSTFGAPRPMSTQIVSDATWKLIDGAWDKRIQELRDESSMKIEEEKEKPQLLLASHFL is encoded by the exons ATGAATCTCCAACTCTCAAACCCTCTCAATTCGGTTCAACTGTCCAACACCTTATCCCCTTCTAAAACCCTCGCATTTCACTTCCCTTGCTATAAACATGCTTTAAGAATCAAATTAAGGTCGGGAAACAACAGCTTCCGCTTCTATAAACGCAACAGACTCAGAATTGTTGCTTCCAGTGCTTCAACTTCGGACTCGCTTGTATCATCTGGGAACGCGGAAGAGGACGCCGAGTCCAGTCAGCTCTTCGAG AAATTGAAAGATGCGGAGAGGCAAAGGATAAGTAAGTTAGAAGAACTTGAGAGAAAGGCCAATCTGCAGCTAGAGAGGCAGCTTGTCATGGCTTCATGCTGGAGCCGGGCCTTGTTGGCCATGCGAGGAAAGTTGAAAGGAACAGAATGGGACCCTGAGACCTCACACAGGATTCACTTTAGTGATTTTTGGAAACTTCTTAACTCAAATAATGTCCAATTCATGGAGTACTCAAATTATGGCCAGAATATATCAG TGATTCTTCCGTATTACAAAGATGGGAAAGTGGATGGATTAGAAGGAAGTTCCAGGAAGGACATTGTTTTTCGGCGCCATGTTGTGGACCGTATGCCAATCGATTGCTGGAATGATGTTTGGAAAAAGTTGCATCAGCAAATAGCTAATGTCGATGTTCATAATGTTGACGTTGTACCTGCTGAAATCTACTCCACTGTGGCAACCGCAGTCGTATGGGCTATGAGGCTTGCACTTTCGGTTGCTTTGTATCTCTGGATTGATAACATGATGAGACCGATATATGCAAAGCTAATACCTTGTGATTTGGGAACTCCTAGCAAAACAATTAAGCGGCCACTGAGGCGTCGTGCCCTTGGATCTTTGGGCAAGAGTCG GGCAAAATTTATATCAGCAGAAGAAACTACTGGTGTTACCTTTGATGATTTTGCTGGTCAGGAATACATCAAAAGAGAACTGCAAGAGATTGTAAGAATTTTAAAGAATGATGAGGAGTTCCAAGACAAGGGTATCTACTGCCCAAAAGGTGTCCTCCTTCATGGTCCTCCTGGAACTGGTAAAACTCTTTTGGCTAAAGCCATCGCCGGTGAATCTGGATTGCCCTTCTTTGCGGCAAATGGCACTGATTTTGTGGAG ATGTTTGTAGGCGTGGCAGCATCTCGTGTCAAGGATCTTTTTGCTAGTGCCAGATCATTTGCTCCTTCGATAATTTTTATTGATGAGATTGATGCCATTGGTAGCAAACGTGGTGGACCTGATATTGGCGGG GGTGGTGCAGAAAGGGAGCAAGGCCTACTTCAGATTCTCACTGAGTTGGACGGATTCAAAGAATCTACTTCACAG GTGTTAGTTATCGGTGCAACAAATAGGCTGGACATTCTTGATCCTGCTCTACTGAGAAAGGGCCGTTTCGACAAGATTGTAAGAGTTGGGTTGCCATCTAAAGATGGTAGATTGGCCATATTGAAG GTGCATGCTAGAAATAAATTTTTCCGTTCAGAGGAGGAAAAGGATGATCTGCTGCAGGAGATTGTTCAGATTACAGAAGACTTCACTGGGGCAGAGCTGATGAATATACT AAATGAAGCTGGAATTTTGACTGCGAGGAAGGATTTAGATTACATAGGTCGAGAGGAACTTCTAGAGGCAGTGAAGAGG CAAAAAGGCACATTTGAAACTGGTCAAGAAGATAGTAGAGAAGTTCCAGAGGAATTGAAATTAAGATTGGCATACCGAGAAGCAGCAGTTGCTGTTCTGGCCTGCTACTTTCCAGATCCATATCGCCCTTTCACCGAG ACTGAGATAAGTTCCATCCGCAGCCAGCCAAATATGAGCTATGCAGAAACTTCAGGCAAGGTGTTCTCAAGGAAATCGGATTATGTGAATTCGATAGTACGTGCATGTGCTC CAAGAGTAATCGAGGAGGAGATGTTCGGGGTTGACAACATGTCTTGGGTATCTGCAAAGGCTACATTAGAAGCTTCAAGGCTTACAGAATTTTTGATTCTGCAAACCGGAATGACAGCATTTGGGAAAGCCTTTTACAGGAATAATCATGATCTTGTGCCAAAT CTTGCAGCTAAGCTGGAAGCACTTCGTGATGAATACATGCGTTTCGCTGTGGGAAAGTGCTTATCGGTGCTGAGAGAATATGGTTCAGCAGTAGAGACTATCACAG ATGTTTTACTTGAGAAAGGAGAGATAAAAGCTGCTGAAATCTGGGACATATACAAACGGGCTCCTCGGATACCCCAG CCTGCTGTGAATCCGGTTGATGAATATGGAGCCCTAATTTATGCTGGACGATGGGGAATTCATGGGATTACTGTTCCTGGGAGGGTTACATTTGCCCCTGGAAATGTTGGATTTTCAACCTTTGGTGCACCCCGCCCCATGAGT ACCCAAATTGTTAGTGATGCCACATGGAAGCTTATAGATGGTGCTTGGGACAAAAGGATTCAGGAATTAAGAGATGAATCTTCAATGAAGATAGAAGAGGAGAAGGAGAAACCTCAACTTTTGCTGGCTAGCCATTTCCTCTGA
- the LOC119990510 gene encoding BTB/POZ domain-containing protein At2g13690-like — MAACARRKPILRRRSWCCSLAEPPSSPEQTTSSKSLHYKPNSLSKHGRPNSVPTSPQSCKSGLNFVGRIDRRRILSPGRVSPIDSDPTVDSVQEMTRDPLPAVASAPKSRSHSFRAPPEGSSSSSVSGSGSRRDFDVRLKLKGRNGGSLILELNSEILKANSEVFAALIAEHQKGSGMCRIEVPEVENLGVLRDAIELMFEDDIPKMLMKMRVYRTIGVLEVSAGIMFKKGILACLKYLEAVPWTEEEEENLRILLTKFKFDDVATRDILARLCLLESKDSEQNLARQLVWSITSCADANARTELKPLVKGLLCKSSVYEKDQPDLNKEDIYGVCQSCLGSLVSLFEEASDSIYDGRGAKKKTDKPLIERISRQVDNLNWLLEILIDWQMAEELVNMWTDQAELLNMHDTASPMLRYELSRVSANIFIAIGTRKLHSRSEARSRLLQAWFGRMLSDFGWLQRCKKGLDMKALEEAMGQTLLTLPLKQQHTLFMEWFGCFSKHGTECPNLSKAFQIWWRRSFVTGSESYAIESR; from the exons ATGGCCGCTTGTGCTCGCCGGAAGCCGATTTTGCGCCGGAGATCGTGGTGTTGCTCTTTGGCGGAACCTCCTTCAAGTCCAGAGCAAACTACAAGCAGCAAAAGCCTCCATTACAAGCCTAACTCGCTCTCCAAACACGGGAGACCCAACTCGGTACCTACCTCTCCGCAGAGTTGCAAATCTGGGCTGAACTTCGTGGGTCGGATTGACCGGCGCCGGATCCTTTCGCCAGGGCGTGTCTCTCCTATCGACTCCGATCCTACTGTAGATTCCGTCCAAGAAATGACCCGAGACCCTCTTCCAGCTGTCGCTTCTGCTCCCAAATCGCGATCCCACAGTTTCAGAGCCCCACCCGAgggttcttcctcttcttccgtTTCGGGTTCTGGCTCCCGGCGGGATTTTGATGTGAGGCTGAAATTGAAGGGAAGGAATGGCGGGTCTCTGATTCTGGAATTGAATTCAGAGATTTTGAAGGCCAATTCGGAGGTTTTTGCGGCCCTGATTGCCGAGCACCAAAAGGGTTCCGGTATGTGCAGAATTGAGGTGCCGGAGGTGGAGAATTTGGGCGTTCTTAGGGACGCAATTGAGTtgatgtttgaggatgatattccCAAAATGCTCATGAAGATGAGGGTTTATAGAACTATTGGGGTACTCGAG GTATCTGCTGGAATCATGTTTAAAAAAGGCATTTTGGCTTGTTTAAAATACCTTGAGGCTGTTCCTTggactgaagaagaagaagaaaatctgAGGATTCTGCTCACAAAGTTCAAGTTTGATGATGTGGCAACCAGGGACATTTTGGCAAGGCTTTGCTTGCTTGAATCTAAAGATTCCGAACAAAATCTTGCCAGACAACTTGTTTGGTCCATCACCTCATGTGCTGATGCCAATGCAAGGACTGAGCTAAAGCCCTTGGTAAAGGGTCTCCTTTGCAAAAGTTCAGTCTATGAAAAGGATCAGCCCGACCTCAACAAAGAGGATATCTACGGGGTTTGCCAGTCCTGTCTTGGTTCACTAGTCAGCCTTTTCGAGGAGGCCTCTGACTCTATTTACGATGGGAGAGGAGCAAAAAAGAAGACGGATAAGCCTCTAATTGAACGCATCTCCAGACAGGTTGATAACCTTAACTGGTTGTTGGAAATTCTGATTGATTGGCAAATGGCAGAGGAACTTGTAAATATGTGGACCGATCAAGCAGAGTTGCTAAACATGCATGACACTGCATCTCCAATGCTCCGATATGAGCTAAGCCGTGTTTCGGCTAACATATTCATTGCCATAGGAACCAGGAAACTGCATTCCCGGTCAGAAGCTAGATCAAGGCTTCTCCAAGCTTGGTTTGGCAGAATGTTGTCAGATTTTGGTTGGCTTCAGAGGTGCAAAAAAGGACTTGACATGAAGGCTTTGGAAGAAGCAATGGGTCAGACGTTACTGACACTTCCTTTGAAGCAGCAACATACGCTGTTTATGGAATGGTTTGGGTGTTTCTCCAAGCACGGTACTGAATGCCCAAATCTCAGTAAAGCATTCCAAATTTGGTGGCGCCGATCATTTGTAACAGGCTCTGAATCTTATGCCATTGAATCCAGGTAA
- the LOC119991571 gene encoding probable indole-3-pyruvate monooxygenase YUCCA10, with the protein MVEETMVVIVGAGPSGLATSACLSQSEIPNVILEREDCYASLWKKRAYDRLNLHLAKDFCHLPLMSISPKNPTYLSKKEFIKYLDEYVTKFKIKSRFYQSVESAVYDEVEKRWRIESKDTVSGEVKVFIAKFLVVASGENNEGYIPNVLGLESFQGEVLHSNVYKSGLAYRDQNVLVVGSGNSGMEIAYDLSNYGALTSIVVRSSFHVLTKEMVRIGMLLLMKKFPVWLVDFIVKSLAFYVYGDLTKSGIRRPKSGPFFLKATTGRSAVIDVGTVKKIKDGGIKVVPAITRVNEKSVVFENGIEKQFDAIVFATGYRSLANTWLKDYKYGLNANGMPKNSFPNHWKGENNLYVAGLSRRGLEGVSKDAIAIAEDVNETRRFDVAGTVVAL; encoded by the exons ATGGTGGAGGAAACAATGGTGGTGATCGTCGGAGCTGGCCCATCTGGGCTTGCAACCTCTGCATGCTTAAGCCAGAGTGAAATTCCTAATGTGATACTAGAGAGGGAAGATTGTTATGCTTCTCTTTGGAAGAAACGAGCGTATGATCGCTTGAATCTTCATTTGGCAAAAGATTTTTGTCACCTCCCTTTGATGTCAATCTCACCTAAAAACCCTACCTACTTATCCAAAAAAGAGTTTATCAAGTACTTAGATGAATATGTTactaaattcaaaatcaaatctcGTTTTTATCAGTCAGTTGAGTCTGCTGTTTACGATGAAGTTGAGAAGAGGTGGAGAATCGAATCCAAGGATACCGTTTCGGGAGAGGTGAAGGTTTTCATTGCCAAATTCTTGGTTGTTGCTTCTGGAGAGAATAATGAAGGTTATATCCCTAATGTTCTGGGATTAGAGAGCTTTCAGGGGGAGGTTTTACACTCTAATGTGTACAAATCTGGCTTGGCATATCGCGATCAAAATGTTCTTGTAGTTGGGAGTGGGAATTCGGGAATGGAGATCGCTTATGATCTGTCAAACTATGGAGCACTCACTTCCATCGTTGTTAGGAGCTCG TTTCATGTGCTGACCAAGGAAATGGTACGCATAGGAATGTTACTCTTGATGAAAAAATTTCCAGTTTGGTTGGTAGACTTTATCGTCAAATCCTTAGCATTTTATGTATATGGTGATCTAACAAAGTCTGGAATTCGTCGTCCCAAGAGCGGCCCTTTCTTCCTCAAGGCCACCACCGGACGTTCCGCGGTCATCGATGTCGGAACTGTCAAGAAAATCAAAGACGGTGGCATAAAG GTTGTGCCAGCAATAACAAGGGTTAATGAAAAGTCTGTTGTGTTTGAGAATGGGATTGAAAAACAGTTTGATGCAATAGTTTTTGCAACTGGTTACAGAAGTTTAGCCAATACTTGGCTGAAG gATTACAAATATGGTCTTAATGCAAATGGAATGCCTAAGAACAGTTTTCCAAATCATTGGAAAGGAGAGAACAACCTGTATGTTGCCGGATTATCAAGGAGAGGTTTGGAAGGAGTCAGCAAGGATGCTATCGCGATTGCCG AGGATGTGAACGAAACGCGACGTTTTGATGTCGCAGGGACCGTCGTCGCACTCTGA